From Candidatus Binataceae bacterium, the proteins below share one genomic window:
- a CDS encoding endonuclease MutS2 encodes MRERDLRALEFNKVIGLVAAMAASEPGRAAVQALRPADEPAEVATRLRAAAEMVALRGHAGALPMGEFADQRTLLLAAAREGAVLDGASLVKVRDFVLAARHVGAFMRSRVERLPHLAALAQNLIAPKELADALLGALADDGGLLDEASPQLARLRERLRAERVELEARLMRSLSGPGMEPFVSDYLVTVRNHRFVLPLKLNYAERLEGIVQDRSVSGETLFVEPMWAVELNNRLMMLERDVEAEELRILAHLTAMIRGYGTELRLTFDAMVALDALNARARFAERFRCVEPVIVEADQGGFELIEARHPLLIAGGREAVPIDVRIAPGMQGIVISGPNTGGKTVALKTIGLLALMAQAGLLIPAREGSRLTVFRSIFADIGDEQSIEANLSSFAAHIVNLREMAEAMREPALVILDEPGEGTDPVEGAALAIGLMTWLGRRRCLVAIATHTAAIKLHAYSRAGYEAAAVDFDPEHLQPLYRLKPHTIGQSYGLAVAERLGLPAEIVAAARAAMPAGTAELERALKLLEEERARLRDELERIRERERAAAARAAEAEEKLERALRRTEAERARVAAEGRELVVELRREGAALAEEIRAGRKARREMGALAARAAARVEQLAPARAEAEERPEARAPLSVGDQVEFGDIRGELIALGEGRAVIGRGGLRIEVAPERLRRVSGRAEHGAPKVMVSAGAGEFTDGGELNLIGMRTSEALRKLEEFLDQAYLTNRSEVRIVHGIGSGALKKAVHEYLAGSPYCAGFRQAEPHQGGAGATIVQLNL; translated from the coding sequence ATGCGCGAACGAGACCTGCGGGCGCTGGAGTTCAATAAGGTGATCGGGCTGGTCGCCGCGATGGCGGCCTCCGAGCCCGGGCGCGCCGCGGTCCAGGCGCTGCGCCCGGCCGACGAGCCGGCCGAGGTCGCGACGCGCCTGCGTGCGGCGGCCGAGATGGTCGCGCTGCGCGGGCATGCCGGAGCGCTGCCGATGGGCGAGTTCGCTGACCAGCGCACGCTCCTGCTCGCCGCTGCGCGCGAGGGCGCCGTGCTCGACGGCGCCTCGCTAGTCAAGGTGCGCGACTTCGTGCTCGCCGCGCGCCACGTCGGCGCCTTCATGCGATCGCGAGTCGAACGCCTGCCCCATCTGGCCGCGCTCGCGCAGAACCTGATCGCGCCCAAGGAGCTGGCCGACGCGCTGCTCGGCGCGCTCGCCGACGACGGCGGCCTGCTCGACGAGGCCAGTCCTCAGCTCGCCCGTCTGCGCGAGCGCCTGCGCGCTGAACGGGTCGAGCTGGAGGCGCGCCTGATGCGCTCGCTGAGCGGGCCTGGGATGGAGCCGTTCGTCTCCGACTACCTCGTCACCGTGCGCAACCATCGCTTCGTCCTCCCACTCAAGCTCAACTACGCCGAGCGCCTGGAGGGAATCGTGCAGGACCGTTCGGTGTCGGGCGAGACGCTGTTCGTCGAGCCGATGTGGGCGGTCGAGCTCAACAACCGCCTGATGATGCTCGAGCGCGACGTCGAGGCCGAGGAGCTGCGCATCCTCGCCCATCTGACCGCCATGATCCGCGGCTATGGCACGGAGCTGAGGCTGACGTTCGACGCGATGGTCGCGCTCGACGCGCTCAATGCCCGCGCGCGCTTCGCCGAGCGCTTCCGATGCGTCGAGCCGGTGATCGTCGAGGCCGACCAGGGCGGCTTCGAACTGATCGAGGCGCGCCATCCGCTGCTCATCGCCGGCGGGCGCGAGGCCGTGCCGATCGACGTGCGCATCGCGCCCGGCATGCAGGGCATCGTGATCTCCGGCCCCAACACCGGCGGCAAGACCGTCGCGCTCAAGACTATTGGGCTGCTCGCCCTGATGGCGCAGGCGGGGCTGCTGATCCCGGCACGCGAGGGCAGTCGGCTCACCGTCTTTCGCAGCATCTTCGCCGATATCGGCGACGAGCAATCGATCGAGGCCAACCTCTCGAGCTTCGCCGCCCATATCGTCAACCTGCGCGAGATGGCCGAGGCGATGCGCGAGCCGGCGCTGGTCATCCTCGACGAGCCGGGTGAGGGCACCGACCCGGTCGAGGGCGCGGCGCTGGCGATCGGCCTGATGACGTGGCTGGGGCGGCGTCGATGCCTGGTCGCGATCGCGACCCACACCGCGGCGATCAAGCTGCATGCCTACTCGCGTGCCGGCTACGAGGCCGCCGCCGTCGATTTTGACCCCGAGCATCTCCAGCCGCTCTACCGGCTCAAGCCGCATACGATCGGCCAGAGCTACGGGCTGGCCGTGGCCGAGCGGCTCGGCCTGCCCGCCGAGATCGTCGCCGCCGCGCGCGCGGCGATGCCGGCCGGAACGGCCGAGCTGGAGCGCGCGCTCAAACTCCTCGAAGAAGAGCGCGCCAGGCTCCGCGACGAGCTCGAACGCATCCGCGAGCGGGAGCGTGCCGCCGCCGCCCGCGCGGCCGAGGCCGAGGAGAAGCTCGAGCGCGCGCTGCGCCGCACCGAGGCCGAACGCGCGCGTGTCGCGGCCGAGGGGCGCGAGCTGGTGGTCGAACTACGCCGCGAGGGCGCGGCGCTGGCCGAGGAAATTCGGGCCGGGCGCAAGGCGCGGCGCGAGATGGGCGCGCTGGCGGCGCGGGCGGCCGCGCGTGTCGAGCAGCTTGCGCCCGCGCGGGCGGAGGCCGAGGAGCGTCCCGAGGCGCGCGCGCCGCTCAGCGTTGGCGACCAGGTCGAGTTCGGAGACATCCGCGGCGAGCTTATCGCGCTCGGCGAAGGGCGTGCAGTCATCGGCCGCGGCGGCCTCCGGATCGAGGTCGCGCCGGAGCGCCTGCGGCGGGTGTCGGGGCGTGCCGAGCACGGCGCGCCCAAGGTGATGGTCAGCGCGGGCGCGGGGGAATTTACAGACGGCGGGGAGCTCAACCTTATCGGGATGCGCACCTCCGAGGCGCTGCGCAAACTCGAGGAATTTCTCGACCAGGCCTATCTGACCAACCGCAGCGAGGTCCGGATCGTGCACGGGATCGGCTCGGGCGCGCTCAAGAAGGCGGTCCACGAATACCTGGCTGGCTCGCCCTACTGCGCGGGATTCCGTCAGGCCGAGCCGCATCAGGGCGGTGCCGGCGCCACCATTGTGCAGCTTAATTTGTAG
- a CDS encoding AsmA family protein, translating into MRKPILTAVVIVGLIVVVVVGVMIYAVVNLNSIVAANRERILSKASDSLGRKVDVQNISASLGWGVSVDLSGVTIADDPAFSDKPFVTASDVYAKVAVLPLLHRQVEVERLSLKQPVVRIIRNQSGEMNVSTIGHKHAAGEAAAPPPQAPARGKQPPAAGQPLGTAPLTATGEKQKSATALAGVSISSFAIQNGTISYTEPGAQPLQISSLNLDVENLSASSPVTLNLSMAALGTRKNLTLEGTVGPVMKNGIIDTTAIPLALNAGVGPLTLADLRAMPQLAKAIPAEVKITNPVSATARLTGTTRVLGFNVNADLTPNEVVYAGMLDKAAGVPMRLSAAGTRSAGIQSKLDIQKAMLTLGDLNVQAGQIQFGGDTMSARLNSNRFDLASLGKMVTPLSKYNASGKAELHAMVKVADKKPELDGVVTLASVTLVPPGKPALLRGLTGDIKMAGKSAVVGPLTFDLGSGHGRLEAYAQSFEPISANYSFSTDVLKPAELTQSSKPETAGDHLDQLAVKGTVRGSLAAPEVTAKLTSPGGTLQNVAYRNLALDADYGGQRLTLNSLKLAAFNGTIDGSGNAALAGDRAFNVALNCNQIGLRPLLLSQNSKAADTVRGQLTGQLRVAGRGSTFEQIKPTLSGNGRVSVANGKLVGVNVVADAMRKVNGIPGIGALVSPAMIARHPELFKSPDTDLNQLGMGFTIQGPRITSHDIVASTADYTVKGDGWFDLDKKIDMDVDLLLSPQLSREMISERKNIAYLTDRQERVKIPVHISGQLPKPTVTPNVQDIAQRAATHAAQEQGQKAIQKFLGKKTGGLIPGLGGPAPGPSPGAAPQPANPLAPLQKLFR; encoded by the coding sequence ATGCGCAAGCCTATCCTGACCGCCGTCGTCATCGTTGGGCTCATCGTGGTTGTGGTTGTCGGCGTGATGATTTACGCGGTCGTCAACCTCAACAGTATCGTCGCCGCCAACCGCGAACGCATCCTGAGCAAGGCGAGCGACTCGCTAGGCCGCAAGGTCGACGTCCAGAATATCAGCGCGTCGCTCGGTTGGGGCGTCAGCGTTGACCTGAGCGGCGTCACGATCGCCGACGACCCGGCGTTTTCCGACAAACCCTTCGTCACCGCTTCGGACGTCTATGCCAAGGTCGCGGTCCTCCCCCTGCTTCATCGCCAGGTCGAGGTCGAGCGGCTGTCGCTCAAGCAGCCGGTCGTCCGGATCATCCGCAATCAAAGCGGCGAGATGAACGTCAGCACGATCGGGCACAAGCATGCCGCGGGTGAAGCCGCCGCGCCCCCGCCCCAGGCGCCTGCCAGAGGCAAGCAGCCGCCAGCCGCCGGACAGCCCTTGGGTACGGCTCCCCTGACCGCGACGGGAGAGAAGCAGAAGTCGGCGACCGCGCTGGCCGGCGTCTCAATCTCGAGCTTCGCGATCCAGAACGGCACGATCTCCTACACCGAGCCGGGCGCTCAGCCGCTCCAGATAAGCTCGCTCAACCTCGACGTCGAGAACCTCAGCGCGAGCTCGCCCGTGACGCTCAACCTGAGTATGGCGGCGCTGGGCACGCGCAAGAACCTGACGCTGGAGGGCACGGTCGGCCCTGTGATGAAAAACGGCATCATCGACACCACCGCAATCCCGCTTGCGCTCAACGCCGGCGTCGGACCGCTCACGCTGGCCGATTTGCGCGCGATGCCGCAGCTTGCCAAGGCGATTCCGGCAGAGGTCAAGATAACCAACCCGGTTTCAGCCACAGCGCGGCTCACTGGCACCACCCGGGTGCTGGGTTTCAACGTCAATGCGGACCTGACGCCGAACGAGGTCGTGTATGCCGGCATGCTGGACAAGGCGGCGGGTGTGCCGATGAGGCTCAGCGCCGCAGGCACGCGCAGCGCTGGGATTCAGAGCAAGCTCGATATCCAGAAGGCGATGCTGACGCTGGGCGACCTCAACGTCCAGGCGGGCCAGATCCAGTTCGGCGGAGACACGATGAGCGCGCGGCTCAACAGCAATCGTTTCGACCTCGCTTCGCTGGGCAAGATGGTGACGCCGCTCAGCAAGTACAACGCGTCGGGCAAGGCCGAGCTGCACGCGATGGTCAAGGTCGCCGACAAGAAACCCGAGCTCGACGGTGTCGTGACCCTGGCGTCGGTGACGCTGGTCCCTCCGGGCAAGCCGGCGCTGCTGCGCGGCCTGACCGGCGACATCAAGATGGCCGGGAAGAGCGCGGTGGTCGGCCCGCTGACCTTCGACCTCGGCTCGGGTCATGGCCGGCTGGAGGCCTACGCCCAGTCCTTCGAGCCGATAAGCGCGAATTACTCGTTCAGCACCGACGTTCTCAAGCCCGCCGAGCTGACTCAGAGCTCCAAGCCCGAGACGGCCGGCGACCATCTGGATCAGCTCGCAGTCAAGGGCACCGTGCGCGGCAGTCTCGCGGCGCCCGAGGTTACCGCCAAGCTGACCTCGCCCGGCGGTACCCTGCAAAACGTCGCCTATCGTAACCTGGCCCTCGACGCCGACTACGGCGGCCAGCGCCTGACGCTCAACTCGCTCAAGCTTGCCGCCTTCAACGGCACGATCGACGGCAGCGGCAACGCCGCGCTGGCCGGCGACCGCGCTTTCAACGTCGCGCTCAACTGTAATCAGATTGGGCTCAGGCCGCTGCTGCTGTCGCAGAACTCCAAGGCAGCCGACACCGTGCGCGGCCAGTTGACCGGGCAGCTGCGGGTCGCTGGGCGCGGCAGCACCTTCGAACAGATAAAGCCGACGCTTAGCGGCAACGGTCGGGTTTCGGTCGCCAACGGCAAGCTCGTGGGTGTGAACGTGGTGGCCGACGCAATGCGCAAGGTCAACGGGATACCGGGAATCGGCGCGCTGGTCTCGCCGGCGATGATCGCCCGCCATCCCGAGCTCTTCAAGTCGCCCGACACCGATCTCAACCAGCTCGGGATGGGCTTCACGATCCAGGGACCGCGGATCACCTCGCACGATATCGTCGCCTCGACCGCCGACTACACGGTCAAAGGCGACGGATGGTTCGACCTCGACAAGAAGATCGACATGGACGTCGACCTTCTGCTGTCGCCGCAGCTCAGCCGCGAGATGATTTCCGAGCGCAAGAACATCGCCTACCTGACCGATCGTCAGGAGCGGGTCAAAATCCCGGTCCATATCAGCGGTCAGCTGCCCAAGCCGACGGTTACGCCCAATGTCCAGGACATCGCGCAGCGGGCGGCAACCCACGCGGCGCAGGAGCAGGGGCAGAAGGCGATCCAGAAGTTCCTCGGCAAGAAGACGGGCGGCCTGATCCCTGGCCTCGGCGGTCCCGCGCCGGGGCCGTCGCCCGGCGCCGCGCCGCAGCCTGCCAACCCGCTCGCGCCGCTCCAGAAGCTATTCCGCTAG
- a CDS encoding Smr/MutS family protein has protein sequence MARRRKTIAPPRRVEQKAEKPVFDSPFKDLKKMLGVRPIPSAPLPASARSSKTAPAAPRGSKSASAAPEPSPADDEAMFRQAVEGVRPLGGSRATRIAPNPEINREIVSEDAEVLARLSDLIAGQGHFELTETDEYVEGARVGIDPRLLTRLRRAEFAVQAHIDLHGMIQSDAKEALERFILDAVRKGMRTVLVVHGRGLRSPGGTPVLKHAAAQWLSHGLIGGYVLAFSTARPADGGAGAMYVLLRRERRRAPFDILHGARRRD, from the coding sequence ATGGCCAGGAGGCGAAAGACCATCGCGCCGCCCCGGCGCGTCGAGCAAAAGGCCGAAAAGCCGGTCTTCGACTCGCCCTTCAAGGATCTCAAGAAGATGCTGGGCGTGCGCCCGATACCGTCGGCGCCGTTGCCCGCATCCGCCCGGTCGTCGAAGACTGCGCCGGCAGCGCCACGCGGTTCGAAGTCCGCCTCCGCTGCACCCGAGCCGTCGCCCGCCGACGACGAGGCGATGTTTCGCCAGGCGGTCGAGGGCGTGCGGCCGCTTGGCGGCTCGCGCGCGACGCGAATCGCGCCAAACCCCGAGATCAATCGGGAGATCGTGAGCGAGGACGCCGAAGTGCTGGCGCGGCTATCCGACCTGATTGCCGGCCAGGGCCACTTCGAACTGACCGAAACGGACGAGTACGTCGAGGGCGCACGCGTCGGGATCGACCCGCGCCTGCTGACCCGTCTGCGCCGGGCCGAGTTCGCAGTCCAAGCCCATATCGACCTCCACGGGATGATCCAGAGCGACGCCAAGGAGGCGCTGGAGCGCTTTATCCTCGACGCCGTGCGCAAGGGGATGCGCACGGTGCTGGTGGTGCATGGGCGCGGGCTGCGCTCGCCGGGCGGCACGCCGGTGCTCAAGCATGCGGCCGCGCAGTGGCTCTCGCACGGCCTTATCGGCGGCTACGTGCTGGCGTTTTCTACCGCGCGGCCGGCCGACGGCGGGGCGGGCGCGATGTACGTGCTGCTGCGACGCGAGCGGCGCCGCGCCCCGTTCGACATCCTGCACGGCGCCCGTCGGCGGGACTGA
- the atpE gene encoding ATP synthase F0 subunit C — MLRRLGKWFGLAAAMVLGTPLLAMAQAAGTGGGGDGLRAGLIGLGAGIGIGIAALGCGMGQGKLAASAMESIGRNPNSTNQLFVPMIIGLAFVESLTLYSLVISFILQGKI; from the coding sequence ATGTTACGACGGTTAGGCAAATGGTTCGGGTTAGCCGCGGCGATGGTCCTCGGCACGCCGCTGCTGGCGATGGCGCAGGCGGCGGGCACGGGTGGCGGCGGCGACGGGCTGCGCGCGGGCCTTATCGGGCTCGGCGCCGGCATCGGAATCGGGATTGCGGCGTTGGGCTGCGGCATGGGTCAGGGCAAACTGGCGGCCTCGGCGATGGAATCGATCGGACGTAATCCCAACAGCACCAACCAGCTCTTTGTCCCGATGATCATCGGGCTCGCCTTCGTCGAGTCGCTGACCCTTTATTCACTGGTCATCTCGTTCATCCTGCAAGGCAAAATCTAA
- the atpB gene encoding F0F1 ATP synthase subunit A, translated as MDPVNFIDLIADSTRLPPVLVGTWLVMGVLIIFGLLARRALMAATDPTIPDEGVTLRSVGEVMTEWLDGFVAGVLETHGARRYVPFFGTLFMFILAANFLGLIPGMEPPTNDTDLTFALAIICFFYYLYQGFEHQGLYYLRSFLGPLWWLSWFFVVIEVADNLFRPFSLGIRLFANMFADHKVLGLFTGLTKLLVPLAFYALGSIVCIVQALVFVILAVAYVRMASHAHY; from the coding sequence TTGGACCCGGTCAATTTCATCGACCTCATCGCGGACAGCACCCGCCTGCCGCCGGTGCTCGTCGGCACTTGGCTGGTCATGGGGGTTTTGATCATTTTCGGCCTGCTCGCCCGGCGGGCCCTGATGGCGGCGACCGATCCCACGATCCCGGACGAGGGAGTGACCCTGCGTTCGGTGGGTGAGGTGATGACCGAGTGGCTAGACGGCTTCGTGGCGGGGGTACTCGAGACGCACGGCGCGCGGCGCTACGTTCCCTTCTTCGGGACACTGTTCATGTTCATTCTGGCTGCCAATTTTCTGGGACTGATCCCCGGGATGGAGCCGCCCACCAACGACACCGACCTTACCTTCGCCCTCGCCATCATTTGCTTCTTCTATTACTTGTACCAAGGCTTCGAGCATCAGGGGCTCTATTATCTGCGGAGCTTTCTCGGCCCGCTTTGGTGGCTGTCGTGGTTTTTCGTTGTGATCGAGGTTGCCGACAACCTGTTCCGGCCCTTCTCGCTCGGCATTCGTCTGTTCGCCAACATGTTCGCCGACCACAAGGTGCTCGGGCTTTTCACCGGACTGACCAAGCTGCTGGTGCCCCTCGCTTTCTATGCGTTGGGCTCGATCGTGTGCATCGTGCAGGCGCTGGTCTTCGTGATTCTGGCCGTCGCCTACGTCCGGATGGCGAGCCACGCCCACTACTGA
- a CDS encoding AtpZ/AtpI family protein: MSDFRHSAPDGEQPQARRQPSLWRYAAIGAEFFSPIIGGSVVGYYIDQHFHTGAIWTLVGLLGGVFLAFYRLILEMREFRRNLTK, from the coding sequence GTGAGCGACTTTCGGCACTCCGCTCCCGATGGCGAGCAGCCGCAGGCCCGGCGCCAGCCGAGCCTGTGGCGGTATGCTGCGATTGGAGCCGAGTTCTTCTCCCCTATCATCGGAGGTTCGGTGGTCGGCTATTATATCGACCAGCATTTCCACACCGGGGCCATATGGACACTGGTCGGATTGCTTGGCGGTGTGTTTCTCGCCTTCTATCGGCTGATTCTCGAAATGCGCGAGTTCCGCAGGAATTTGACCAAGTGA
- the hemL gene encoding glutamate-1-semialdehyde 2,1-aminomutase: MITNKNSSALLRRAAAAIPGAVNSPVRAWKAVGGAPLFIARAEGPTVIDADGNRFVDYVGSYGPAILGHAHPAIVAAVGAQAHDGFGYGAPTELEVELAERIAAAIRTAQRVRLVSSGTEAGMTAIRIARAATNRQRIIKFDGCYHGHSDALLVRAGSGVMTLGVPDSAGVPEALAALTRVAPFNSLDAVERYFHAEPRDIAAIIVEPVAANMGVIPPAPGFLRDLGELAHRYGALLICDEVITGFRLRYGAACEQLGAQPDLVMLGKIIGGGMPIGAVGGRADLMDLLAPAGPVYQAGTLSGNPLSVRAGLETLKILARPGTYERLEALSARLGTGLSDALGASGLRGCVNRVGSLLTMFIGPEAVSDAEQARSADTARFARFFHAMLERGIYLPPSQFEALFVSLAHSEADIDRTVAAARESLAAITKSPR; this comes from the coding sequence ATGATCACGAACAAAAACTCCTCCGCGCTGCTCCGCCGCGCCGCCGCCGCGATCCCCGGCGCGGTCAACTCGCCGGTGCGCGCATGGAAGGCGGTCGGCGGGGCGCCGCTCTTCATCGCGCGCGCCGAGGGTCCCACCGTTATCGACGCCGACGGCAACCGCTTCGTCGATTACGTCGGCTCCTACGGCCCGGCGATCCTCGGCCACGCCCATCCCGCGATCGTCGCCGCAGTCGGCGCTCAGGCCCACGACGGCTTCGGCTACGGCGCGCCGACCGAACTCGAAGTCGAGCTGGCCGAACGGATCGCGGCGGCGATTAGGACCGCCCAGCGCGTGCGCCTGGTAAGCTCGGGTACCGAAGCCGGGATGACCGCGATTCGGATCGCGCGCGCGGCCACCAACCGCCAGCGCATCATCAAGTTCGACGGCTGCTACCACGGCCATAGTGACGCCTTGCTGGTGCGCGCGGGCTCGGGCGTGATGACCTTGGGGGTGCCCGATAGCGCGGGGGTGCCCGAGGCGCTGGCGGCGCTGACCCGAGTCGCGCCCTTTAACTCGCTCGACGCGGTAGAACGTTATTTTCATGCCGAGCCGAGAGACATCGCGGCCATTATCGTCGAACCCGTCGCCGCCAACATGGGGGTCATACCCCCAGCACCCGGGTTCCTGCGCGATCTGGGCGAGCTTGCCCATCGCTACGGCGCGCTGCTCATCTGCGACGAGGTCATAACTGGATTTCGACTGCGCTACGGCGCCGCCTGTGAGCAATTGGGCGCGCAGCCCGACCTGGTCATGCTCGGCAAGATCATCGGGGGCGGGATGCCGATCGGAGCGGTTGGAGGGCGCGCCGATTTGATGGATCTGCTGGCGCCGGCGGGTCCCGTCTATCAGGCGGGGACGCTGTCGGGCAATCCGCTATCGGTGCGGGCTGGCCTGGAAACTCTCAAAATCCTTGCCCGGCCAGGCACTTACGAGCGACTGGAAGCGCTCTCCGCCCGGCTTGGCACAGGCCTGAGCGACGCCTTGGGGGCCTCCGGACTGAGGGGCTGCGTCAACCGGGTAGGCTCGCTGCTCACCATGTTCATCGGCCCCGAGGCGGTGAGCGACGCCGAGCAGGCGCGCAGCGCTGACACAGCGCGCTTCGCCCGCTTCTTTCACGCGATGCTCGAGCGCGGGATCTACCTGCCGCCCTCGCAATTCGAGGCGCTGTTCGTCTCGCTCGCCCATAGCGAGGCCGACATAGACCGCACCGTTGCCGCCGCCCGCGAGTCGCTTGCCGCGATCACGAAGAGCCCTAGGTGA